TTGATGCATTTTTAATTCAATACTGAGttaatttctattaatttgtatatttcctgtttctgttgttgatagaATTTTTAAGTCAAGTAATTTGACATATTGCTTGTAACAGTTTAATACATAGTATGTGTACTCAATTGTATTTTGTTCTCTTTCATTTAGGATGGAACAGGAGGGTTCCATGCCACATCCGTGATAGAATCAGcataaatattttctaagcaATATCTCTTTCAGCTTTGAAACCTGTGAAGTCTTAGAAttaccttttttgtttgcttttgctttcagGGGTGTATGATTGTTCTTAGTGCCTTATTGATTAAACTACTAGACAAGTTGAAAACTCATTGAAGTATGTAGATACTTAACATACTATCTTTATCTTTTCTGATACATAGTTTGATATtacataaatttttctttaatttacaaTGGGAATGATTTATTGTTTTGTATAATAATGCTGAGTTTAATAGTGTAAGTTTTTGTGGATACTtcatggtttctttgtttttaaagatttatttatttttatttttagtgtatgaatgttttgcctacatgtatgtctgtgcaccacatgcatgcagtaccctcaGTGCAgtgctagaagagggtgtcagatcccctgagactgagactggagttagagatggttctaagccgccatgtgggtgctgggagccagcctgggtcctctgcaagagcagccagtgctcttaactgctgagccatctcttcagccccatttcATGGTTTTTTGTATGATCTTTAGTATATAGTTATAAATATAAGACTATAGTTTGACactaatatatgcatatattataagGTGGTATACTGATCCCTTATATTAACTTGTTACTGCAGTAGATTCTAAGATAGGTTATAATACACGATTGTCTTATTGATGAGTCTCTGTGAAATCATTACCATAATGTATTTTAGTGTTAGTAAATTCGTCTAATATTGACATTTTTTACTTCATTTGATATTCTTCTTCAACAAGCCAGAGATCTCTACTATAGCTAAGAAAGAGCCTAACAAGCATTTTTAACTAATTATGACTATATTTATGTATCATATAGGTTTATTGGGAAACTGGTGCTCAAATTACATCTCCACATGATAAAGAAATTCTGAAATGTATAGAAGAGTGTGTGGAACCCTGGAATGGTTCCTGGAATGATAATTTAGTAGACACCAGCCCACTGAAGAAAGATCCTCTCCAGGACATTTGTAAGAGATACATGGAAGATCTGAAAAAGATCTGTTTTCACAGGTATCCAAGTGGGACTGTAGAGTAACCTTAGAATAATGTGTATCCATGCCTGGTACAGAAAATGTCCTAAATGACCTTGGTCTCAGAATCATTcagtaaatcaatcaatcaatttctctctctctctctctctctctctctctctctctctctctctctctctctctctctctctccccctccccctctccccctctccccctttccccctctctccctttccgcctctccttccctccctccctctctctccctccctctctccctccctccctccctctctccctctctctctcccttcctctctctctctcccttcctctctctctctctctctctctctctctctctctctctctctctcccctctcctctctccctccctccctctctctcctctcctctccccctccccctccccctccccttccctctccctctcctctctctccctcctctcctctctccccctctaacATATTAGGAGATGCTTAGGTCATATCAAAAGCATAGAAGAACCAACATGAGGGGCCTGCCACTGGCCAAAAACCAGAGACTGTTCAAAATGAAGACTCACCATAATTGACTGGCATAATAAAGAAAGCAGTGACTGTTGGGAGTGCTAGAAAAGCACACCATTGGTCATGTTTGTGTCTCTAGACTGAAAATTCAGGACTTTTAAGGAAttatgaattcatttttaaaattgattaatGCTTTAATCTTTCTGATAATTTTTCTTTCCCGTGTGTAAATTCCATTTCAGAGTTAAAGAGTTGGCTGAAGGaggaatatttttcaaagaaaaaaaaatccactttttttttttttccctgtggtaGAGATTGAACTCGGGCCTTATACATGCTAGACAGCACTCTACCACTGGTCCAGCTTCCCGAAATTCAACTAttaaatgcagaaagaaaaatagaattaaaacatCATAACTCTGTGATCTTGATAATGAACCTTGATAATGAATCCTCCGAGCTTATAATAGGCAATAAATTGATAGAAAATtgcagatggatggatgaggaTGAGAGGACGCGAATAAATATTAACTGTGAAATTGGTATTATGGGCTTCCTCTTGTGACTGGGTAGAAAATATACAGCATCTATTCTTGCCAAAAGAATTGGAATTGAATCTCATGTTGCCCCTagattgaatgaccctttcattgTAGAAACAGGCCAGAGAAACATACTAATATAAACAAAGGGCTGACatgtagctcggttggtagagtgcttaccttgTGTGAGCAGAGCTCTCCCTGGGTCGAATCTTTAGTAGCACACAAACTAGGCACAGTGACATAGCACgtgtaaccccagtgcttggggcacagaggcaggaggagcagaaattcacggtcatcctcagctacatagtgagtttgaagccagctggaGACATTGAAAAGATTTTGTCTCAGattggaagagaggaagagaaggaggagaagaaaaacaagaaactgtGAAAGGATGCATAATTTACATACCAAAATATGGGACATTCTCTGGGGGAGAATAAGGATTGGAGGCATACGGAAAGAACATTTACAAATTAAAAGACTTGAGAGACATCGCAACCAGATGATATTTTTTAGGCAGTTGGAGAAAATGTGAACACAGATATTAGACagcattaaaaaattattgttcAGTTTGTTAGATATGATAATTGGGGGTatgattatgtttttaaatactaAAGCATTTTGTGCAAAATAATATGTTTTGAAAAAATAGAGCCAGTCTGACAGAATTGATGGATGTTGAAACAGAGTGCCAAGTATATATGGATGTTGGGTGTTCTCTATGTACATTTTGAAAgttattatgaaatatttattatttattttataagttttgtTTACTATAGGAAGTGGTTAGTAAATGGTAAGTAAAGatgtgtgtgatttttctttaCAGGGACTTAAATGCAAACACCACCTTGAAGTTTGTACATACCTCCTTCCACGGAGTTGGACACGATTATGTGCAGTTGGCTTTTCAAGTGTTTGGTTTTAAGCCTCCAATTCCTGTCCCAGAACAGAAAGATCCAGATCCAGACTTTTCTACTGTTAAATGCCCAAACCCTGAAGAAGGAGAATCTGTGCtggtattgtttttaatatttaaatcatgCTTAGCTTATTACCCATCAGGCTAGAAGGGACTGAGTGACAGGTCACAGATGACCTACATGCTTCCCTTGTGCCCTGCAGCAAGCACATAGTGTGACCTTTTAATTACATTGCAGCTGTGAGGATTTGTTTGAAATCCCTGCAGAAAGGGGCCCTAGTTCTGTCCCTCCAGACTGCATGCTTTCTGAAGTTCCTATCTCGGACATAGGTTCCTTAGTACAACCTAGCCTTTTTGGGTCACTGTTTCAGGAACTATCCCTGAGActggcagagaaagaaaatgcccgGATAGTGCTAGCCACAGATCCTGATGCAGACCGGCTGGCAGTGGCAGAACTTCAGGAGAAGTAAGTAGTTTGAgcttcagccctaaatgggacaacTCCATCACCTCCTCTTGCCAAGAATCAAGGATTATCGCAGAAGAGAGTGTgtaaagattctaagagccagaggcagtagaTGACCACAGCACAGCTATTTTCAGGTCAGTCAGCAGGTCAGCTGcacataagaactcacagagctgGTGGGAACAGATGCAGGACTCCCGGAGTTCATTGGCTAGTCAGCCTAGCTAGGAAGTTCATTGGCTAGTCATCCCAGCTGAATTGATGATCTccaagtttagtgagagaccctgtctcaaaaaataaggtggagagccgagagatggcttagtgattaggAGCACATGCTTCTCTTTCTGaagcctgggtttggttcccagcactcacatcaggtggctcacagctagctgtctgtactccagttccaggggatccaccacTCTCtactggtctccacaggcattacacacatgtacacatatgggCAAAcaagtgcacacatgtacataaatgaAATTTAAGCTATGTTTAAAAACAAGGTGAATAGTAATTGAGGAAGTGCTCAATGTTCACTTCTGGCCTccttacatatgtacatacatgtgtacacacaagtaggtacacatgtgtatacaacACACCAAAACGGAATAAAGGTTTTGTCATATAATAACTTTGGgggtttctttttcaaaaagaaaaaagagaagaaaaggcagggTGGGGATGGTGATTTGAAGGTCTGAACCAGAAAGTTTTCATGAGAAGCTACAAAGGTCTTGACTTTgaattttcattctttctccaGCGGTCACTGGAAAGTTTTTACAGGGAATGAGTTGGCAGCTTTGTTTGGGTGGTGGATGTTTGATTgctggaagaaaaacaaacccaatgCTGATGTGAAGAACGTTTACATGCTTGCCACCACTGTCTCTTCTAAAATCTTAAAGGCCATTGCACTTAAAGAAGGATTTCATTTTGAGGTGAGAATGAAGCGGGACCTCATTTGAAGTCTGCATACTACTTTTCTAAATGTTTCTATAAAGACAGCTCTGCACCAAACTGACTTTTCATTGATCTCATTTATAACTCCCCGAATTTTCTAATTCTGTTCACACTTGCTCAATATTTTTGGTAATTTAGACACCCGAGCCAAAGTCATCTAGTTTGTGCACTTCTGAGATGAAATGTTCTTCCAGACATTACATTAATGCTTTTTACCGTGTAGTATTATCTGGGAATGTTGTATGGGAACATAGAACATTTTAGGTTGGGGAAATCTGGCTTATCAGTAACACAGACTTCAGAGAATTGCAGATCTCATTGAATCTTTGCTTATGTTCATCAAGTACAGAATTATGACTTGTTACCTTAAACGTAATTCTAAATTGCAAACCAAGATCCAGTGACTCTGTTGAGAGAATCATTAGTTTTTGTGAACCTCGGGCAGTTAGTGATCCTTTTTACAGCTACTTGGACTTGGGTCAGTCAAGTTGTCTTTCTTCTGTCGTCTTTGCCAAGTGTCAGTAGACGTGGACATTTTACATGAGTCATCAAGCTGTGGATCTTAATACTGATTGGATAAGTAAAAGAATATAGTGGGCTGGGGGAATGCTTAGTGGGTCAAGTTTTGCCTTGCCCtcttgaggacctgaatttgaatccccaaACCCATGTCAAGTTGGATGCAGTATTGCATACATGTAATTCTAGTCCTCCTATGACAAGATGAGATGCAGGGATGCTTCTAAATCTCACAGGCCAGCTGTTCTGTTAAATGAAGAGATCCTGTTTTCAATAAGGTTGATGGATGAGGACCAACTCCCAAGGTTGTCCTCAAAGTCCACATGTGGACCGGCATACATATGCCCTCATTCATGtgaacacatatgtgtacatacacacccaTCAtacaaacaaagaagagaaaaatgaatattgtGCTTGTTACatacaaaaaattagaagataaTTTATTCAAGCCTAAGATTCTGAATTATGATGTTAACATTTTCCTTGTTTATGGCAAAGAATATATACTAAGCATAAAAGAGAAACTTGATCCTAAAAAGCAATAttataaatttgtttgtttttattgatggtGGTGttagtttttctatttcttttttttttttaaagagggagtAGAAAAGTGAATTAGGAAACAGATTGGTGATGTTGAGCTCTAGAATTAGTGTGCATGATGTGCTTTCTCTGTTGACAGTAAAGTGGAGCATGTCTTTCGAGTGGACAGTAGTTCATCAGATGAAAAGCCCTCAAGTCTAATTACTTGGTGAAGGCTTTATGTACGCCACAGCATTGCGGAGCGATAGACACAGTTCAAGCACGTAGTGTACTTATGCTGCATCACTAAAAACTTAGAGGCTTTGATTCCCCGAGAGAGCTAAAGCACATCCTCCATGAGTGCTTAAAGGACAGTTTCAGGAAGGCAATATAGTTGGACTTTGCCTCCATCCCTTATGTGCAGTCTTGGTAACGGTAACCTCTGAGCCTCTGCTATGGCAGCCATGTTTGTGAGCATTAGAAAGGATGATGCAAAGCACCCACTACAGTACTTAACAAGCAGTAGATGATTGgagcatatgtatgcacacacacttggCATTTATATTCTTTATCCCATAAACATATTATGTTGATGGAAATCACCTGTTTCTTTGCTAGTGGGTCATTaattgtgcctgtgtgtggtggtTATGGTAGTTGTGACTATATATCTACCACTATATAAACCTTTATGGACCAAGAACCATGACAGAAACTCACTATTCAGGGGCTATGTGCATTTAGAAATAAGCTCTTTAATATGTGTTCATCAGAGTCTGGAGTGGCTTCCTCTACATTTCAGGAAACATTACCAGGCTTTAAATGGATTGGAAGTAGGATAAAAGATCTCCTAGGACATGGGAAAGAAGTCCTTTTTGCATTTGAAGAGTCTATCGGTATGTAGTGAATACTAACAATCTTTTCTTTTGgttgaaagcattttaaaatatggcaGTTCTGTAGAGAGGAGACATTTACCTTCTGGCTATGACTTTGAGTTGTGAAAATGCAAGGATGCATGCCTAGCAGTGTATATGTCTTCCAAGTGGACAGTAGCTCATCAGGTGAAAAACCCTCAAATCTGATTACAAAGAAGGACTTGGTAAAGGCTTTAAGTAGGTCACAGTGTTATGTAAAGGTAATTTTAAGCCTGTGGTGTGCTTACATTGCATTGCTTGAAATCAACTTAAAGGCGTTGATTACCTAAGAAGACTAAATCACAATCTGTAGGTGCATTTTCCATCAGAGAAGAACTTAAAGATCCCTGAATACATTCTGTTACTAGACTCCTCTGGagctggatttttttgttgttgtcactGTATTTTGTTGTTAATgttagagttttgtttgtttgtttttattttgagacaagatcttagctatacaggctaggctggccttgaactcccaattaAGCCCCTTGGGCGCTGAGATATAGTCATACATTACCACAACTGGCTCGATACTGTACTCTTCAATTCACTTGGTCAGGGAAGAAACATAGAACTGTGGCAAGCGTAGGCCGAAGTTTTCCCCTTTTCTAAAGACACGTGTAACCCTCAGGCTTCTTGTGTGGAACCTCAGTGCTGGACAAAGACGGAGTGAGTGCGGCTGTGGTTGTTGCTGAGATGGCCTCTTTCCTGGAAACCAGGAAGGTAACACTGACAGAGCAGCTGGCCAAAGTCTATGGAAAGTAAGTTCTCGTAGGAATCTCAAGTGCCGGATATGCCTTGCTTGCTTCTCTGCTGGTTTGGTTGGTTCGGTCcttttcttagtttgtttttgagGAACAGTTAGATTTCTTTCCTCTTAAAATTATCAATatcattttctataaaatattatgttggcTTACCTTTAATGTGCACGTGTCCCAAAAGTTACCTAGAATCTGACTTCAGCTTTAAATCTTTGCACAGATACGGTTATCACCTGTCAAAAACTTCCTATTTCTTGTGTTATGACCCACCTACCATCAAAACTATATTTGAAAGGATTCGCAATTTTGAGTCTCCAAAGGAATACCCAAAGTTCTGTGGGGCATTTGCTATCTTGCACGTACGGGACATAACCACTGGATATGACAGCAGCCAGCCCAGTAAGAAATCAGTAAGtacctttgcttttttttaaaaacaatgaagacaattTAATGactcaaataaccaaaaaaatcTCAAGGTGGAACAAGTTTCTCCTAAGATTCAAGCCAGTGTGCCCATGTGTACTGGTTTGCAGTGGTCATAGTGTAGAAGCAGCCAGAAGAGACTCACAGTAAGGCTCTCCAGGTGGAGGCCTGGCAAGACCTCCTAAGGTCCTGTACCACCTGCCCAGCAGTCTTTGTGTTCAGCGGAAAGTTGAAGCTCCTGAAAAACCACGTCTTTTGAAAAGAAGACTTCTCTTAAACTGTTTGTCGTAATTCACGCTATAGTAAAAGAGTGGCCTCAAGTTTCATGAGAGTCAGACCTGTTGTTTGGTGCCAGGGTAGTTGGACGTGCACTGACTGGCGGTCTCTTTGACTCCGACATTCATGACTCCCAAACAATCGTCTGCACCACCCTGGTGCAAAGGGGAGTCGGCTTGAAGAAGAAAGACCAAGGAAGGGGAGACAGTGAGAGAGGGGATGTGTAGTGGTGATAAATGATGTGAAAAACGGAAGTCTAAAAGCTTCTGCTTCCAAAGCCCTACATCTTTCTAATTTTAACATGTTTCCATACTGACTCCCTATACCTTTAGACAAGTAGAGGAACTGATTTCTTAAA
The nucleotide sequence above comes from Peromyscus maniculatus bairdii isolate BWxNUB_F1_BW_parent chromosome 1, HU_Pman_BW_mat_3.1, whole genome shotgun sequence. Encoded proteins:
- the Pgm2l1 gene encoding glucose 1,6-bisphosphate synthase — protein: MAENADGDLNSNLLHAPYLTGDPQLDTAIEQWLRWDKNPKTKEQIENLLRNGMNKELRDRLCCRMTFGTAGLRSAMGAGFCYINDLTVIQSTQGMYKYLERCFSDFKQRGFVVGYDTRGQVTSSCSSQRLAKLTAAVLLAKDVPVYLFSRYVPTPFVPYAVQELKAVAGVMITASHNRKEDNGYKVYWETGAQITSPHDKEILKCIEECVEPWNGSWNDNLVDTSPLKKDPLQDICKRYMEDLKKICFHRDLNANTTLKFVHTSFHGVGHDYVQLAFQVFGFKPPIPVPEQKDPDPDFSTVKCPNPEEGESVLELSLRLAEKENARIVLATDPDADRLAVAELQENGHWKVFTGNELAALFGWWMFDCWKKNKPNADVKNVYMLATTVSSKILKAIALKEGFHFEETLPGFKWIGSRIKDLLGHGKEVLFAFEESIGFLCGTSVLDKDGVSAAVVVAEMASFLETRKVTLTEQLAKVYGKYGYHLSKTSYFLCYDPPTIKTIFERIRNFESPKEYPKFCGAFAILHVRDITTGYDSSQPSKKSALPVSKNSQMITFTFQNGCVATLRTSGTEPKIKYYAEMCASPGQSDTALLEEELKKLIDALIENFLEPSKNGLIWRSV